Proteins from one Planctomycetota bacterium genomic window:
- a CDS encoding succinate dehydrogenase → MTRDDTAADSFFTRHQFLIYRLFSLAGLLPVGAFLVVHLLTNSSILGGAESFQDRVDTIHGLGPLLVPVEIAFIFLPILFHAVVGFVIIAGGMPNVGSYPYSGNIRYTLQRATGMIAFAFIVWHLVHLHWLGAPFRGTALPGFDPHHASSTLAVAMASLGMNLLYAIGMLAAVYHFANGLWSLGITWGVWTSPAAMRRANWVSVGVGAVLAFAGLGSLVGIRRIDVDSARALEERRGEARRMLEGGLPASPAAASADVGT, encoded by the coding sequence GTGACGCGCGACGATACCGCCGCAGACTCGTTCTTCACCCGCCACCAGTTTCTCATCTACAGGCTGTTCTCGCTGGCGGGTCTGCTGCCGGTGGGGGCCTTTCTGGTGGTCCACCTGCTGACCAACTCGTCGATCCTCGGCGGGGCGGAGAGCTTCCAGGACCGTGTCGACACGATCCACGGCCTCGGTCCCCTGCTGGTGCCGGTGGAGATCGCCTTCATCTTCCTGCCGATCCTGTTCCACGCGGTGGTGGGATTCGTGATCATCGCCGGCGGGATGCCGAACGTCGGTTCCTATCCCTACTCGGGCAACATCCGCTACACGTTGCAACGGGCCACGGGGATGATCGCTTTCGCGTTCATCGTCTGGCACCTTGTCCATCTCCACTGGCTCGGGGCGCCGTTCCGCGGCACGGCCCTGCCGGGATTCGATCCGCACCATGCCTCGAGCACCCTCGCGGTGGCGATGGCCTCCCTGGGGATGAATCTGCTGTATGCCATCGGGATGCTGGCCGCGGTCTACCATTTCGCAAACGGCCTGTGGTCGTTGGGAATCACCTGGGGTGTGTGGACGAGCCCCGCGGCGATGCGGCGGGCGAATTGGGTGAGCGTCGGCGTCGGCGCTGTGTTGGCGTTTGCAGGTCTGGGGTCGCTGGTCGGCATCCGGAGGATCGACGTCGACTCGGCACGGGCCCTCGAGGAGCGGCGCGGCGAGGCGCGGCGGATGCTCGAAGGGGGACTGCCGGCGAGCCCGGCTGCCGCCTCCGCGGACGTGGGAACCTGA
- a CDS encoding response regulator: MLVVSEPSIRPAVSIDDGRLTVDTGVSGSSHVIPCSDVRDAAERVATDGSTAAAVLVGRGAVGELRALERDSRVLADLPDGVAVVSAGGTILWGNARFREWCGCESVADRRIGDALNAPEIVGDEGDPVAAVVAGATAAAATVRTADNRYFHLRAAPFTDTTAPGAAAAVVSVREVTHTILEQQKRAAIHHAGQQLADLTPAELASMSVTERIDLLKSNILHYSRDLLQFDVIEIRLLDARTGRLEPLLAEGMEPEAEARVLFARTENNGVTGFVAATGRSYHCTDTTHDPHYLEGCKGAKTSLTVPLTYHDRVIGTFNVESPEPGGFSPTDLQFLEIFARDVAVAINTLELLVAEKATTAAASIEAIHGAVALPVDDILNEAVNVMERYIGHDADVVERLQKILRNARDIKLVIQKVGETMTPSSAHTQSRQPQRPRLVRRRILVVDADEQVRAAAHSHLERCGCIVETARDGGEAISMVRNARDSYDIVLSDIRLPDMTGYELLVRLLEGMSPGRFILMQEFGWDPGHSIVKARQAGSRLQLFKPFRVDQLLDTIERALAD, encoded by the coding sequence GTGCTGGTCGTATCGGAGCCCTCGATCCGCCCTGCGGTGTCGATCGACGACGGCAGGCTCACCGTCGACACCGGTGTTTCGGGCTCGTCGCACGTCATTCCCTGCAGCGACGTCCGCGACGCTGCCGAGCGCGTCGCCACCGACGGCAGCACGGCTGCGGCCGTCCTCGTCGGCCGCGGCGCGGTCGGCGAGCTGCGTGCGCTCGAACGCGACAGCCGCGTACTCGCCGACCTTCCCGACGGCGTTGCCGTCGTCTCCGCCGGCGGCACGATCCTCTGGGGCAACGCCCGGTTCCGAGAGTGGTGTGGCTGTGAGTCGGTGGCCGATCGCCGCATCGGCGACGCCCTCAACGCCCCGGAGATCGTCGGCGACGAGGGGGATCCGGTGGCGGCCGTGGTCGCGGGAGCGACGGCCGCCGCGGCCACCGTGCGCACGGCCGACAACCGCTACTTCCACCTCCGCGCCGCCCCGTTCACCGACACCACCGCCCCCGGGGCGGCCGCCGCCGTCGTCAGTGTCCGCGAGGTGACCCACACGATCCTCGAGCAACAGAAACGCGCCGCCATCCACCACGCCGGCCAGCAGCTCGCCGACCTCACCCCGGCCGAGCTGGCGAGCATGAGCGTCACGGAGCGCATCGACCTCCTCAAGAGCAACATCCTCCATTACTCGCGCGATCTGCTGCAGTTCGACGTCATCGAGATCCGCCTCCTCGACGCGCGCACCGGTCGGCTCGAGCCGCTGCTGGCCGAGGGGATGGAGCCCGAGGCCGAGGCCCGGGTGCTGTTCGCCCGCACCGAGAACAACGGCGTCACCGGCTTCGTCGCCGCCACGGGCCGGAGCTACCACTGCACCGACACGACGCACGACCCCCACTACCTCGAGGGCTGCAAGGGGGCGAAGACGTCGCTCACCGTGCCGCTGACCTACCACGACCGGGTGATCGGCACGTTCAACGTCGAGAGCCCCGAGCCGGGCGGCTTTTCCCCGACCGACCTGCAGTTCCTCGAGATCTTCGCCCGCGACGTCGCCGTCGCCATCAACACGCTCGAGCTGCTCGTCGCGGAGAAGGCGACGACGGCGGCGGCGAGCATCGAGGCGATCCACGGGGCAGTCGCCCTGCCCGTCGACGACATCCTCAACGAGGCCGTCAACGTCATGGAGCGCTACATCGGCCACGATGCCGACGTGGTCGAGCGCCTCCAGAAGATCCTCCGCAATGCGCGCGACATCAAGCTCGTGATCCAGAAGGTCGGCGAGACGATGACCCCGAGCTCGGCCCACACCCAGTCGCGCCAGCCCCAGCGGCCGCGGCTCGTGCGCCGGCGGATCCTCGTCGTCGACGCCGACGAGCAGGTCCGGGCGGCAGCCCACTCGCACCTCGAGCGCTGCGGCTGCATCGTCGAGACGGCACGCGACGGCGGCGAGGCGATCTCGATGGTCCGCAACGCCCGCGACAGCTACGACATCGTGCTTTCCGACATCCGCCTCCCCGACATGACCGGCTACGAGCTGCTCGTCAGGCTGCTCGAGGGGATGTCTCCGGGACGGTTCATCCTGATGCAGGAATTCGGCTGGGACCCCGGCCACTCGATCGTCAAGGCGCGGCAGGCCGGCAGCCGTCTCCAGCTCTTCAAGCCGTTCCGTGTCGATCAGCTGCTCGACACGATCGAGCGGGCGCTCGCCGACTGA
- the sdhA gene encoding succinate dehydrogenase flavoprotein subunit, which yields MAQPRVLVVGGGLAGLSATMRLAELGVAVDLISLVPVKRSHSVCAQGGINSVNALTRQQGDSEWKHFDDTVYGGDFLQHQPPVKEMADWGPRIIDLMDRLGVPFNRTPEGFRDQRRFGGTLYKRTAFAGATTGQQLLYALDEQVRRHEVAGRVKKWEFWDFLAPVLDGHGRCRGAICQDLVSMQFRSFAADAVILASGGCGLVFGRSTMSMACTGSAISRAYQHGAAYGNGEFIQVHPTAIPGADKLRLMSESARGEGGRVWVPRTPQDPRDPTTIPESERFYFLEDRYPKYKNLVPRDIATREIFDICVNEGLSVERDRPCVYLDLTHIPRQELDRKLHGILEIYEKFQGVDPRSAPMKIFPAVHYSMGGLWVDYRRSAGGGMEEGSPRNHQTTIPGLYAIGECDYQYHGANRLGANSLLSCIFSGLFCASGVIAGGEGASRTAAEEPARLFDSALRREQDRHEALLGRRGGGDNPYAIHQDLGALMTRVATVVRRNDQLAAAYDEVCTLEERWTRSAVSDTGNWTNQNVTFTKSLGDMFPLAKIILKGALLRDECRGAHFKPAFSVPGLSATDPVGRRREAEAWCDRFAANTERWLKSTVARPGADGHPQITFEDIDTSLIPPRPRLYGLVGADLIEEVWRERQATVAEGASRPTVAAAAT from the coding sequence ATGGCACAGCCGAGGGTGTTGGTCGTCGGTGGCGGGCTGGCAGGGCTGTCGGCGACGATGCGGCTGGCCGAACTGGGCGTCGCCGTCGACCTGATCAGCCTCGTGCCGGTGAAACGGTCGCACAGTGTCTGTGCCCAGGGGGGCATCAACAGCGTCAACGCGCTGACGCGCCAGCAGGGGGACTCGGAGTGGAAGCACTTCGACGACACCGTCTACGGCGGCGACTTCCTCCAGCACCAACCGCCGGTCAAGGAAATGGCCGACTGGGGGCCACGGATCATCGACCTGATGGACCGCCTCGGCGTCCCCTTCAACCGCACCCCTGAGGGGTTCCGCGACCAGCGCCGCTTCGGTGGCACGCTCTACAAGCGGACGGCCTTCGCCGGGGCGACGACCGGTCAGCAATTGCTCTACGCGCTTGACGAGCAGGTGCGCCGGCATGAGGTCGCCGGGCGGGTGAAGAAGTGGGAGTTCTGGGACTTCCTCGCCCCCGTCCTCGACGGCCACGGCCGTTGCCGCGGCGCGATCTGCCAGGATCTGGTGTCGATGCAGTTCCGGTCGTTCGCCGCCGACGCGGTGATCCTCGCCTCGGGGGGATGCGGTCTCGTCTTCGGCCGTTCGACGATGTCGATGGCCTGCACGGGCAGCGCCATCAGCCGTGCCTACCAGCACGGCGCCGCCTACGGCAACGGCGAGTTCATCCAGGTTCACCCGACGGCGATCCCGGGCGCCGACAAGCTGCGGCTGATGAGCGAAAGCGCCCGCGGTGAAGGGGGCCGCGTCTGGGTGCCGCGCACTCCGCAGGATCCACGCGACCCGACGACGATCCCCGAGTCGGAACGCTTCTACTTCCTCGAGGATCGCTATCCCAAATACAAGAATCTCGTGCCGCGCGACATCGCCACGCGGGAGATCTTCGACATCTGCGTCAACGAGGGCTTGTCGGTCGAGCGCGACCGGCCGTGCGTGTACCTCGACCTGACCCACATCCCCCGCCAGGAACTCGACCGCAAGCTCCACGGGATCCTGGAGATCTACGAGAAGTTCCAGGGGGTCGACCCGAGGTCGGCGCCGATGAAGATCTTCCCCGCCGTCCATTACTCGATGGGCGGGCTGTGGGTCGACTACCGGCGCAGTGCCGGCGGCGGGATGGAGGAGGGGTCGCCGCGCAACCACCAGACCACGATCCCCGGCCTGTACGCGATCGGCGAATGCGACTACCAGTACCACGGTGCCAACCGGCTCGGCGCCAATTCGCTGCTGTCGTGCATCTTCAGCGGGCTGTTCTGCGCCAGTGGGGTGATCGCCGGGGGTGAAGGCGCGTCGCGGACGGCCGCCGAGGAGCCGGCCCGGCTGTTCGATTCCGCCCTGCGGCGCGAGCAGGATCGCCACGAGGCGCTGCTCGGCCGGCGCGGCGGCGGCGACAACCCCTACGCCATCCACCAGGATCTCGGGGCGCTGATGACGCGCGTGGCGACCGTCGTGCGGCGCAACGACCAGCTCGCCGCCGCTTACGACGAGGTCTGCACGCTCGAGGAGCGGTGGACCCGCAGCGCCGTCAGCGACACCGGCAACTGGACCAACCAAAACGTCACGTTCACCAAGTCGCTCGGCGACATGTTTCCGCTGGCGAAGATCATCCTCAAGGGGGCGCTGCTCCGCGACGAGTGCCGCGGGGCCCACTTCAAGCCGGCGTTTTCCGTGCCCGGCCTGTCCGCGACCGATCCGGTAGGCCGGCGCCGCGAGGCGGAGGCGTGGTGCGATCGGTTTGCCGCCAACACCGAGCGGTGGCTGAAGAGCACGGTCGCCCGCCCCGGTGCCGACGGCCATCCCCAGATCACCTTCGAGGACATCGACACTTCGTTGATCCCGCCGCGCCCCCGGTTGTACGGCCTGGTCGGCGCCGACCTGATCGAGGAGGTGTGGCGCGAACGCCAGGCGACGGTCGCGGAGGGTGCCTCCCGGCCGACGGTCGCGGCGGCCGCCACCTGA